A single window of Methanoregula sp. DNA harbors:
- a CDS encoding tetratricopeptide repeat protein, producing MSDQEGAYKWFNRGIALIKLGRYEEATAEFDRVISVLPRYADAWYNKGNALNRLGRYEEANGAYDKALELNPDHAVAWNNKGSALNKLGRFKEALAALNRALTIDREQAVVWFNKGTALDNLGQFEEAINSYDRALTLRPSDPDAWNNKGSVLIKVGKYEDAVAAIDKAISILPKFVAAWFNKGDALYRLGHLEDALGAYDIVNSLDPKYVEAWNARGVVLRRLGRLDEAIDSFDHAIAHRPNYAVAWFGKAEALRDLKQDQKAQSVYETAVALDPKYADKWPQTLVIPQKVPEVPAPVKRPADTISIPEEKITIIKPKAPVDVPEAEPVFEQEPSEEPQEIVQADDAVTWHDKGRALHAAGRYEEAIEAYGHALSFDTDNPMIWNNMGKAQDMIGHHDEAIEAYDRALAVDKDNATAWCNKGSAQKELGKIAEAIESYDAAIKIDPHDAIAWFNKGVLLHGLKRDTEALAAIDTALVLEPEDSRAWAIKGSLHNALGSYKEAGDASDHATAIDPKDPVAWMTRGLALRRLGKTEEAVESFDRAIVLGTRDAAAWNGKGESLCDLGRYEEAVAAFQSALEIAPHDAAIWNSKGLALASFGMHKEALAAYEQATGNRPDYAEAWANKGNALSELGQHEEAIRAFDRALSEDTDNPALWYSRGAALAKLNRYNEAIAAYDRAITMRPDYWNAWSGKGSALAGLGDHDQAVSAFDRAISLEPDHGAVWNMRGASLRSLGRLEEAVGSLEKSISLDPENPSIWQSKGELHHDLNQYADALTSFDRVLGLEPDNPLAENRRADVLLKLGRLDEAITSFERVVRLDPKNPAAWEDMGEAFAGKRNYEQAVKSFERALSLNTNESRIWRRKGEVLLVSRQEKEAVAAFERAIALDPADTAAWAGKGTAYGNLGDYEQAVAAFDTALSASPDNAGLWIQKGNALLSLNRSDDALAAFDRAVILRPTDAGAWAGKGSALASLGYADEALTAFEQALDVDPRSPEVWVKKGGALASLGQLDDAVSAYDRAVTLRSDYHAGWAGRGTALVSLGRYADALEAFDRALAIVPDDAKVRVAQGRALFNMNRYDDSLAAFEHAIGIQPENVTALYWKGRALHAIARYPEALTTYEKALATAPSDAGTWAAKGDALSSMGRYEEAISAYTNALTLNPSDHVVWNNRGSAFNELGRYEEAIEAYDKALALHANDPIVWNNKGSALINSGNYERALGVFDTAIGLAPSYAQPWLNKGHALDAMERYEDAVAAYDTALTILPDYADVWYRKGRVLASLNRTEESGAAFRKAIGIQPSHADAWSGLGTVLEEQYQLKEAIDAFDHALSLEPENAGLWFTKARALTNMKRHTEALEAFERAISLEPENAALWLAKGSALRDAGRQQEASDALERATALSPGSAEAWFSLGQVLCTLGRYREAVASLDRGLSLNPANAGARAIKGQALESLGRAEEAIREYDEALAAEPGNALFWDLRGNALSEFGRNEEALESYDRALAIDPGDASIWNSRGNTLSALERYSEAVDAYDKGLAHEKDDPTLWFNRGLALSSLERYDDAFEAYDRGLALAPDDPDAWNNRGNTLEQLGRFEEAAEAYDRSIAIHPEDAVVWYNKGNLLRRREMVQDAVAAYERAIAISPNDAEAWFSKGSALYDLGSFREAITALNQALSLSPDHEGAWYWKGLALARMGHSEEAIAAFDRSLAIDPQFPDAWNGKGMAFTSLKKFEEAVAAYDASLALDAHVASSWFGRADALQHLGRQNDAVNSYERGLAIDSLNAGAWYKKGNALSDLGQYPEALAAYDRTLSLDPARTAAWNGRGSALVGLGRFEEAVAAFDRALTTDPDDPVILYNRGTALESLNRYDESVAAYDKAKERLPEDADLWHRRGLVLLRQGRFEDAIASFDHALAVQPDDAVVLHNKGLAQVRLGKPEDAIITIDKALALKADDAAAWNTKGTILNMTGMHEDAIVAYDRSLALTPDDADVWFNKGNVLTDLGRYEDAGAAYEHALAIRPDDGEAWENKGLALLALGRLSDAIAALDRALAINPDDADAWNSRGSALDRLGQHDDAIAAYDHALALDPEHTDSWKNKGLALHKLGRFEEAISAYDRALALDPDYAVGWNNKGNALHRLGRHDDAIAAYDEALTRHPDHPIGWKNKGLALHKLGRYEQAISAYDRALALRPEDADLWYNKGNALNRLGKFRDALEAIDKALAINPEDASSWNNRGSALNRLGMQDEAIIAYEKSLAINPDDADAWFNKGNALVKLGRIEEAIEAFDHALAINPDDVSAWNNKGSALNRLGMHIEAVEAYDRALALDPSHAVGWNNRGNALKKLGRYEEAIASYDQGLAVEPDYSKGWFSKGTVLGELRRHTEALVAFDRALALDPNDSLAWFNKGTALQMLGRHREALASYNRALAITPHDERVQRMKNDLIKMLKQA from the coding sequence ATGAGTGATCAGGAAGGCGCCTACAAATGGTTCAACCGGGGGATCGCGCTCATAAAGCTCGGGCGGTACGAGGAAGCGACAGCCGAATTTGACCGGGTGATCTCGGTGCTGCCCCGGTACGCTGATGCATGGTACAATAAAGGCAACGCGCTCAACCGGCTCGGGCGGTACGAGGAGGCAAACGGCGCATATGACAAGGCGCTCGAACTCAACCCCGACCATGCGGTTGCATGGAACAACAAAGGATCCGCACTCAACAAGCTCGGGCGGTTCAAAGAGGCGCTGGCCGCACTCAACCGTGCACTCACCATCGACCGGGAACAGGCAGTTGTCTGGTTCAACAAGGGCACGGCGCTTGACAATCTCGGGCAATTTGAAGAAGCAATCAATTCCTATGACCGAGCCCTTACCCTGCGCCCCAGCGATCCCGATGCATGGAACAACAAGGGCAGCGTGCTCATCAAGGTCGGGAAATATGAAGACGCTGTTGCGGCGATAGACAAAGCGATCAGCATCCTCCCGAAGTTTGTCGCGGCATGGTTCAACAAGGGAGATGCCCTCTACAGGCTCGGGCACCTCGAAGATGCGCTGGGAGCGTACGATATCGTAAATTCCCTTGATCCCAAGTACGTGGAAGCCTGGAACGCGAGGGGCGTCGTGCTCCGCCGGCTCGGCCGGCTGGATGAAGCGATCGACTCCTTTGACCATGCTATCGCCCACCGCCCGAATTATGCCGTGGCATGGTTTGGCAAGGCAGAAGCACTCCGCGATCTCAAACAGGACCAGAAAGCGCAGAGCGTCTACGAAACAGCTGTCGCACTTGACCCGAAATATGCAGATAAATGGCCACAGACTCTCGTGATACCGCAGAAGGTACCGGAAGTACCTGCACCGGTTAAAAGACCTGCTGATACCATTTCCATCCCTGAAGAAAAAATTACAATTATCAAGCCAAAAGCACCGGTTGACGTCCCGGAGGCAGAGCCGGTTTTTGAACAGGAACCATCAGAAGAACCACAGGAAATTGTTCAGGCAGACGATGCAGTGACGTGGCATGATAAGGGGCGCGCACTGCACGCGGCCGGCCGATACGAGGAAGCAATCGAAGCCTACGGGCATGCGCTCTCTTTTGACACCGATAACCCCATGATCTGGAACAACATGGGAAAAGCACAGGATATGATCGGGCACCACGATGAAGCGATCGAGGCGTACGACCGTGCCCTTGCTGTCGATAAAGATAACGCCACCGCATGGTGCAATAAAGGATCGGCACAAAAGGAACTTGGAAAAATCGCGGAAGCAATTGAGTCCTATGATGCCGCGATCAAAATCGACCCCCACGACGCCATTGCATGGTTCAACAAGGGAGTCCTCCTCCACGGGCTCAAACGCGATACCGAGGCACTTGCTGCGATCGATACTGCTCTTGTCCTTGAGCCGGAAGACTCACGTGCATGGGCAATCAAGGGCTCACTTCATAATGCGCTTGGTTCCTACAAAGAAGCAGGCGACGCATCTGACCATGCAACCGCCATCGATCCGAAAGATCCTGTTGCATGGATGACACGCGGCCTGGCCTTACGGCGGCTTGGGAAGACGGAGGAGGCGGTTGAATCGTTCGACCGCGCCATTGTCCTTGGTACACGCGATGCTGCTGCATGGAACGGAAAAGGGGAATCTCTCTGTGATCTCGGCAGGTACGAGGAGGCAGTGGCAGCATTTCAGAGTGCGCTCGAGATTGCTCCCCACGATGCCGCCATCTGGAACAGCAAAGGGCTCGCCCTTGCCAGTTTTGGTATGCACAAGGAGGCGCTTGCTGCATATGAGCAGGCAACCGGGAACCGTCCGGACTATGCTGAAGCATGGGCAAACAAAGGAAACGCGTTATCGGAACTCGGGCAGCATGAAGAGGCAATCCGGGCATTTGACCGCGCCCTTTCAGAAGATACAGATAACCCTGCGCTCTGGTACAGCCGTGGAGCGGCGCTGGCAAAACTGAACCGGTACAATGAGGCAATCGCTGCGTACGACAGGGCAATCACAATGCGTCCTGATTACTGGAACGCATGGTCCGGCAAAGGATCGGCGCTTGCCGGTCTTGGCGACCATGATCAGGCAGTCAGTGCATTCGACCGTGCGATATCACTTGAACCAGACCATGGAGCAGTCTGGAACATGAGGGGAGCATCCCTGAGATCACTCGGACGGCTGGAGGAGGCAGTCGGGTCCCTTGAAAAGTCGATCAGCCTTGATCCTGAAAATCCGTCTATCTGGCAGAGCAAAGGGGAACTCCATCATGACCTTAACCAGTATGCCGATGCGCTCACATCGTTTGACCGTGTGCTCGGCCTTGAGCCGGACAATCCTCTTGCAGAAAACCGCAGGGCAGATGTCCTCCTGAAACTGGGACGACTCGACGAGGCGATCACCTCATTTGAACGGGTTGTCAGGCTCGATCCCAAAAATCCTGCTGCATGGGAAGATATGGGGGAAGCGTTTGCAGGGAAAAGGAACTACGAGCAGGCAGTGAAATCATTTGAGCGTGCCCTCTCCCTCAATACTAATGAGAGCAGGATTTGGCGCAGGAAGGGAGAAGTGCTGCTCGTGTCCAGGCAGGAGAAAGAGGCGGTTGCTGCATTTGAGCGGGCCATTGCGCTTGACCCTGCTGATACTGCAGCGTGGGCAGGAAAAGGAACAGCGTACGGCAATCTCGGGGATTATGAACAGGCTGTTGCAGCGTTCGATACCGCCCTCTCGGCAAGCCCGGACAATGCAGGTCTGTGGATACAGAAGGGGAACGCGCTTCTGTCGCTCAACCGGTCAGATGATGCCCTTGCAGCGTTTGACCGTGCGGTTATCCTGCGCCCGACAGATGCAGGGGCATGGGCGGGGAAAGGCAGTGCACTTGCCTCACTCGGGTATGCAGACGAGGCCCTCACTGCATTTGAACAGGCACTCGACGTGGACCCCCGTTCACCTGAAGTATGGGTCAAAAAAGGAGGAGCTCTTGCCAGCCTTGGGCAGCTGGATGATGCGGTTTCCGCGTATGACCGGGCAGTCACCCTCCGGTCTGATTATCATGCAGGATGGGCAGGACGGGGCACCGCGCTTGTATCTCTTGGACGGTATGCCGATGCCCTCGAAGCTTTTGACCGGGCTCTCGCCATTGTACCTGATGATGCGAAGGTCAGGGTAGCACAGGGGCGGGCCCTGTTCAACATGAACCGGTATGACGACTCGCTTGCAGCCTTTGAACATGCAATTGGGATCCAGCCGGAGAACGTGACTGCGTTATACTGGAAAGGAAGAGCACTACATGCCATCGCCCGTTATCCGGAAGCGCTTACGACCTATGAAAAAGCCCTTGCAACAGCCCCTTCGGATGCAGGGACATGGGCAGCCAAAGGGGATGCGCTGAGCAGCATGGGGCGATACGAGGAGGCTATCAGCGCATATACGAACGCACTCACACTGAACCCCTCCGATCATGTTGTCTGGAACAACCGCGGGTCCGCCTTCAATGAACTCGGACGCTATGAGGAGGCGATTGAGGCGTATGACAAGGCGCTCGCGCTCCATGCCAATGACCCGATTGTCTGGAACAATAAGGGATCTGCCCTCATCAATTCCGGGAATTATGAACGTGCGCTTGGTGTTTTTGACACTGCGATCGGGCTTGCGCCGTCATATGCGCAGCCATGGTTGAATAAAGGCCACGCGCTCGATGCAATGGAGCGGTATGAGGATGCAGTCGCAGCCTACGATACCGCCCTTACTATCTTACCGGACTATGCCGATGTATGGTACCGCAAAGGCAGGGTGCTCGCATCCCTCAACCGTACCGAAGAATCTGGTGCTGCGTTCCGGAAAGCAATCGGCATCCAGCCGTCCCATGCCGACGCGTGGTCAGGTCTTGGCACCGTGCTCGAAGAACAATACCAGTTAAAAGAGGCAATTGACGCTTTTGACCATGCACTATCGCTTGAGCCGGAGAATGCGGGGTTGTGGTTCACAAAGGCACGTGCATTAACAAACATGAAGCGCCATACCGAGGCATTGGAAGCATTTGAGCGGGCGATCAGCCTCGAGCCGGAGAACGCTGCACTTTGGCTTGCCAAAGGATCAGCACTTCGGGATGCTGGCAGACAGCAGGAAGCATCTGATGCTCTGGAACGGGCAACTGCCCTTAGTCCTGGCTCAGCCGAAGCATGGTTCTCGTTAGGACAGGTCCTGTGCACGCTCGGACGGTACCGTGAAGCGGTCGCCTCGCTCGACCGCGGGCTTTCCCTCAACCCCGCAAATGCGGGCGCCCGGGCAATCAAAGGGCAGGCTCTCGAGAGCCTTGGCAGGGCAGAAGAGGCGATAAGGGAGTATGACGAGGCGCTTGCAGCCGAGCCGGGGAATGCCTTATTCTGGGATTTGCGCGGAAACGCCCTGTCAGAGTTTGGGCGGAATGAGGAAGCACTTGAATCGTATGACCGGGCCCTTGCAATCGATCCGGGTGATGCTTCAATCTGGAACAGCCGTGGCAATACCTTATCGGCACTAGAACGATATTCTGAAGCTGTCGATGCATATGACAAGGGGCTGGCACATGAAAAGGACGACCCCACGCTCTGGTTCAACCGGGGGCTTGCACTGAGCAGTCTTGAGCGGTATGATGATGCGTTCGAGGCATATGACCGGGGCCTTGCCCTGGCGCCCGATGATCCGGACGCCTGGAATAACCGGGGAAACACCCTGGAGCAGCTTGGGCGGTTTGAGGAGGCGGCAGAAGCGTATGACAGGTCGATCGCCATTCATCCCGAAGATGCCGTAGTCTGGTATAACAAGGGAAATCTCCTGCGCCGTCGTGAAATGGTTCAGGATGCTGTGGCTGCATATGAGCGGGCAATCGCGATCAGTCCAAACGATGCAGAAGCATGGTTCTCGAAAGGTTCAGCGCTATATGATCTTGGTTCCTTCAGGGAGGCAATAACCGCTCTCAATCAGGCGCTGTCGCTTTCCCCTGACCATGAGGGTGCATGGTACTGGAAGGGACTGGCGCTGGCACGGATGGGGCATTCTGAGGAGGCAATCGCTGCATTTGACCGTTCACTTGCAATCGATCCCCAGTTCCCGGATGCATGGAACGGCAAGGGTATGGCATTCACTTCTCTTAAAAAGTTCGAGGAGGCGGTTGCCGCATACGATGCCTCGCTCGCTTTGGATGCCCATGTTGCCTCATCATGGTTTGGCAGGGCGGACGCACTCCAGCATCTCGGGCGCCAGAACGATGCCGTCAACTCATATGAGCGCGGACTTGCCATAGACTCCCTCAATGCCGGTGCATGGTATAAAAAGGGGAATGCATTGTCCGATCTCGGCCAGTATCCTGAAGCACTTGCCGCATATGATAGGACCTTGTCCCTTGATCCTGCCCGCACTGCCGCGTGGAACGGGAGGGGTTCTGCACTGGTCGGACTCGGGCGGTTCGAGGAAGCGGTTGCCGCTTTTGACCGGGCGCTGACGACCGATCCGGATGATCCGGTCATTCTCTACAACAGGGGCACTGCGCTGGAGAGCCTCAACCGGTATGACGAATCCGTTGCTGCATATGACAAGGCAAAAGAACGCCTTCCGGAAGACGCAGACCTCTGGCACAGGAGAGGGCTTGTCCTCCTGCGGCAGGGCAGGTTTGAAGATGCAATCGCTTCATTTGACCATGCGCTTGCTGTGCAACCGGATGATGCTGTTGTCCTGCACAACAAGGGACTTGCACAGGTCCGTCTCGGAAAACCGGAGGATGCGATCATCACAATCGATAAGGCACTCGCCCTTAAAGCAGACGATGCTGCGGCATGGAACACTAAAGGGACCATACTGAATATGACCGGGATGCACGAAGATGCCATCGTTGCATATGACCGTTCCCTTGCCCTGACCCCTGATGACGCTGATGTATGGTTCAACAAAGGCAACGTCCTGACAGACCTTGGCAGGTACGAGGATGCCGGGGCAGCATATGAACATGCCCTTGCAATCAGACCCGATGACGGGGAGGCATGGGAAAACAAGGGGCTCGCGCTCCTTGCATTGGGCAGGTTATCCGATGCCATCGCTGCGCTCGACCGGGCACTTGCCATCAATCCCGATGATGCCGATGCATGGAACAGCAGGGGATCGGCGCTTGACCGGCTCGGGCAGCATGACGATGCGATTGCGGCTTATGACCATGCCCTTGCTCTTGACCCGGAGCACACGGATAGCTGGAAAAATAAGGGGCTCGCGCTCCACAAACTCGGGAGGTTTGAAGAAGCAATCTCAGCTTACGACCGCGCGCTTGCCCTCGATCCCGATTATGCTGTCGGCTGGAACAACAAGGGCAACGCGCTTCACCGGCTTGGGCGGCATGACGATGCGATCGCTGCCTATGATGAAGCACTTACCCGGCACCCGGACCACCCGATAGGCTGGAAAAACAAGGGGCTTGCGCTCCACAAACTTGGCCGGTATGAGCAGGCGATTTCTGCATACGACCGCGCGCTTGCCCTCAGGCCGGAAGATGCCGATCTCTGGTACAACAAGGGCAATGCTCTCAACCGGCTCGGGAAGTTCCGGGATGCACTTGAAGCAATCGATAAAGCACTTGCTATCAACCCCGAAGACGCCAGCTCGTGGAACAACCGCGGGTCGGCCTTAAACCGTCTTGGCATGCAGGACGAGGCAATTATCGCATATGAAAAATCTTTAGCGATAAACCCCGATGATGCGGATGCGTGGTTCAATAAGGGCAACGCGCTTGTAAAACTTGGGAGGATAGAGGAAGCGATCGAAGCATTTGACCATGCACTCGCTATCAATCCAGATGACGTCAGTGCCTGGAACAACAAGGGGTCTGCTTTAAACCGGCTCGGTATGCACATCGAGGCAGTTGAAGCATACGACCGTGCACTCGCCCTTGACCCTTCCCATGCTGTCGGGTGGAACAACCGGGGGAATGCACTCAAGAAACTCGGGCGGTATGAGGAGGCCATCGCATCATATGACCAGGGACTTGCCGTTGAACCGGACTATTCGAAAGGCTGGTTCTCGAAGGGGACGGTACTCGGTGAACTCCGGAGGCACACCGAAGCGCTGGTGGCATTTGACCGTGCACTCGCCCTTGACCCCAACGACTCGCTTGCATGGTTCAACAAGGGGACAGCTCTCCAGATGCTCGGGCGACACCGGGAAGCACTTGCATCCTACAACCGGGCGCTCGCAATCACCCCTCATGACGAGCGGGTACAGCGGATGAAAAATGACCTGATAAAAATGTTAAAACAGGCATAA
- a CDS encoding MscL family protein has translation MAVEDITKAGKNVGEGVRGLTKGARGFQEEFLEFLKKYQVIGLAVAIVIGAAATKLVTAVVSDIIMPVIAIIMPQGDWRTATLNVGPIKFLAGDMLGNIIDFVIIAVAVFIIVKYIMKEDTTKKV, from the coding sequence ATGGCAGTGGAAGATATAACCAAAGCCGGAAAGAATGTCGGAGAGGGCGTCAGGGGGCTGACCAAGGGGGCACGGGGATTTCAGGAAGAGTTCCTGGAATTCCTCAAGAAGTACCAGGTGATTGGCCTGGCAGTCGCGATTGTGATCGGTGCTGCAGCAACCAAGCTGGTTACGGCAGTGGTGTCAGATATCATCATGCCGGTGATTGCCATCATTATGCCCCAGGGCGACTGGCGCACGGCAACCCTTAACGTCGGGCCGATCAAATTTCTTGCCGGAGACATGCTGGGCAACATCATCGACTTTGTCATCATCGCGGTTGCGGTGTTTATCATAGTGAAATATATCATGAAAGAGGATACAACGAAAAAAGTGTAA
- a CDS encoding RND family transporter codes for MHSPFETLSSVIITRPRMVGVLFLVFIAVALYGTTFITMQTGSETYLDKDTERGMLLDRYTKTFQSDSILILIEADNVLTPDVLAYIGRLQDDVMRERYVTGMTSIADLVKGQNSGVLPANSAEIRRIEEEFPQEIISRFVPSRTMTIAVVTIEPGLEDSQQSRLIENVNKRVSLSNSPPGVSVIVTGNPAFSKEMSAEMGSSMGTLILIAMILMVIAVGLLFGHVRYRLLPVLIVGTGLVFTFGFIGLARMPITMVTIGAFPVMIGIGIDYAIQFHSRFDEEAKKSSLDQAVKTTITKAGPSVIYAMLATAMGFFALWISPLPMIRSFGITCVIGLAFCYFASIIIVPTFGILTRYRPVVEGHPDKLPEKSYVARYNDFVGGIVGIVSRNPVPVLILCIMIAFIGFQMDNEIIVNTDEKTFVPANMPAKVNLDKVKRTMGETSTTPVLVRGDDVLSPDAVRWIAEFQQYEETHNNKITGSTSIVTYLRQYNGGILPQTGPDIDRTLVLVPEDTRKRFLSGRTEAVIEFSTVDMPNDVAMSMMENMDRDLEWKAPPPGISASFTGMGEMFTNLIREIRQGKTQMTLLGFGMILAFLYIIYRKFLKAATPLVPIIMIVGWNGLIMYLLSIDYTPLTATLGSMSVGVASEYTILIMERYYEERDKGMALLPAIQYSIQQIGTAITVSGMTTVFGFAALMTSSFGIISNFGTVTVISVFFALAGAIIVMPAILVLVGTMDEKERGQHS; via the coding sequence ATGCACTCCCCGTTTGAGACACTCTCCTCGGTCATCATCACCCGCCCCCGGATGGTCGGGGTCCTTTTTCTGGTTTTTATCGCGGTCGCACTATACGGGACGACGTTCATCACAATGCAGACGGGCAGCGAGACATACCTGGACAAGGATACAGAACGCGGGATGCTGCTGGACAGGTATACCAAAACGTTCCAGTCCGACAGTATTTTGATCCTTATCGAGGCGGACAATGTCTTAACTCCCGATGTGCTCGCGTATATTGGACGGCTGCAGGACGATGTGATGCGGGAGCGCTATGTCACGGGCATGACGAGCATCGCAGATCTGGTCAAAGGCCAGAACAGCGGTGTTCTTCCGGCAAATTCTGCGGAGATCCGGCGCATCGAAGAGGAGTTCCCCCAGGAGATCATTTCGCGGTTCGTACCGTCCCGTACCATGACAATAGCGGTGGTGACAATCGAACCCGGGCTTGAGGACTCCCAGCAGTCAAGGCTGATCGAAAATGTCAACAAACGAGTGAGCCTCTCAAACAGTCCGCCCGGGGTAAGTGTTATCGTCACAGGCAACCCGGCGTTTTCCAAGGAAATGTCAGCAGAGATGGGCAGCTCAATGGGCACGCTCATCCTGATCGCGATGATCCTGATGGTCATCGCAGTCGGGCTCCTCTTCGGTCATGTCCGTTACCGGCTGCTTCCGGTCCTTATCGTTGGTACCGGACTGGTATTCACATTCGGTTTTATTGGTCTTGCACGCATGCCGATCACGATGGTCACCATAGGTGCTTTCCCGGTGATGATCGGGATAGGGATCGACTACGCGATCCAGTTCCACTCGCGGTTTGACGAAGAAGCAAAAAAATCCTCATTGGACCAGGCAGTAAAAACGACCATTACTAAAGCCGGCCCTTCGGTCATCTATGCGATGCTTGCCACTGCAATGGGTTTTTTTGCCCTCTGGATCTCCCCGCTCCCGATGATACGAAGCTTCGGGATCACCTGCGTCATCGGTCTTGCCTTCTGTTATTTTGCATCAATTATCATTGTACCCACGTTTGGGATTCTTACCCGCTACCGCCCGGTGGTTGAGGGTCATCCGGATAAATTACCGGAGAAGTCCTATGTCGCCCGGTATAACGATTTTGTCGGAGGTATTGTAGGGATTGTTTCAAGAAATCCGGTCCCGGTTCTGATCCTCTGCATCATGATCGCGTTTATTGGGTTCCAGATGGACAACGAGATCATCGTCAATACCGATGAAAAGACGTTTGTCCCGGCAAACATGCCGGCAAAAGTGAACCTTGACAAGGTGAAGCGCACGATGGGCGAGACGTCCACTACCCCGGTACTTGTCCGCGGGGATGATGTCCTCTCACCGGATGCTGTCCGCTGGATCGCGGAATTCCAGCAGTATGAAGAGACGCATAACAACAAGATCACCGGTTCAACCAGCATCGTTACCTACCTCAGGCAATATAATGGGGGAATACTGCCCCAGACCGGCCCTGACATAGACAGGACACTGGTACTGGTTCCTGAAGATACCCGAAAACGGTTCTTAAGTGGAAGGACGGAAGCAGTGATCGAATTCTCGACTGTCGATATGCCAAATGACGTGGCGATGTCGATGATGGAGAACATGGACCGGGACCTGGAATGGAAAGCCCCGCCGCCGGGTATTTCTGCGTCGTTCACTGGCATGGGTGAGATGTTCACGAATCTCATCCGGGAGATCCGGCAGGGTAAGACCCAGATGACGCTCCTAGGCTTTGGCATGATCTTGGCGTTCCTGTACATCATCTACCGGAAATTTCTCAAGGCTGCGACCCCGCTTGTCCCCATTATCATGATTGTCGGATGGAACGGGCTCATCATGTACCTGCTATCTATCGATTACACCCCGCTCACTGCGACGCTCGGTTCGATGTCGGTCGGGGTTGCATCAGAGTATACAATCCTGATCATGGAACGGTATTACGAGGAACGTGATAAGGGGATGGCGCTCCTGCCCGCGATACAGTACAGCATCCAGCAGATCGGTACTGCAATCACGGTCTCGGGCATGACGACTGTTTTCGGTTTTGCCGCACTTATGACCTCTTCGTTTGGCATCATCAGCAATTTCGGCACCGTAACTGTCATCTCTGTTTTCTTTGCACTGGCCGGAGCAATTATCGTAATGCCGGCGATTCTGGTACTGGTGGGAACGATGGATGAAAAGGAAAGGGGGCAACATTCCTGA
- the nadA gene encoding quinolinate synthase NadA, protein MKDSGSIRDDILTLKQERNAVILAHNYQIGEVQDIADVVGDSLELARAAAKREEDVIVFCGVDFMAETAAILSPDKTVLLPAPDACCPMAEMITAPGLEVARSRYPDAAVVCYVNTSAGVKAKSDICCTSANAVTVVNSVDQDQVIFVPDRNLARYVARFTDKEVLPWEGFCIVHDQITPEHVTKAQKKYPGAKVLVHPECRPEVIDLADEVASTSGIIRHVCGSRDTEFIIGTETGILHRISILCPKKKCHPLSDAAVCRNMKRTDLVKVKDALANLQPVISVPENIALGARSAIDRMLAL, encoded by the coding sequence GTGAAGGATTCCGGATCAATCAGGGATGATATCCTTACATTAAAGCAGGAGAGGAATGCGGTCATACTTGCCCATAATTACCAGATCGGTGAGGTGCAGGATATTGCCGATGTAGTCGGGGACTCTCTTGAACTGGCGCGGGCAGCTGCAAAAAGAGAAGAGGATGTCATAGTCTTCTGCGGTGTGGATTTTATGGCAGAGACTGCGGCGATCCTGTCTCCTGATAAGACCGTCCTCCTGCCTGCTCCTGACGCCTGCTGCCCGATGGCAGAGATGATCACAGCGCCAGGGCTTGAGGTTGCCAGGTCACGATATCCTGATGCGGCAGTCGTGTGTTATGTAAACACCTCAGCAGGGGTGAAAGCAAAGAGCGATATCTGCTGCACGTCAGCAAATGCGGTAACTGTCGTGAACTCGGTTGATCAGGACCAGGTTATCTTCGTTCCTGACAGGAACCTCGCCCGCTATGTCGCCCGGTTCACAGACAAGGAAGTCCTGCCATGGGAAGGGTTCTGCATTGTGCACGACCAGATCACCCCGGAGCATGTGACCAAGGCACAAAAAAAATACCCCGGGGCAAAGGTGCTGGTGCACCCCGAGTGCCGCCCCGAAGTCATCGATCTCGCGGATGAAGTGGCGAGTACATCAGGAATAATACGCCATGTCTGCGGATCGCGGGATACTGAATTTATTATCGGTACTGAAACGGGTATCCTGCACCGTATCAGTATCCTGTGCCCCAAAAAGAAATGCCATCCCCTCTCTGACGCGGCGGTCTGCAGGAATATGAAAAGGACAGATCTGGTTAAAGTGAAGGATGCCCTTGCCAATCTCCAACCGGTTATCTCCGTCCCTGAAAATATCGCATTGGGGGCACGCTCTGCCATCGACCGGATGCTTGCACTATAG